A window from Dromaius novaehollandiae isolate bDroNov1 chromosome 1, bDroNov1.hap1, whole genome shotgun sequence encodes these proteins:
- the GEMIN8 gene encoding gem-associated protein 8: MEKLPQEDTEPWYFQQVYARYWKHYDLAMCWMHKHQKAYRKAMESFYDLLWHPSAASPTSRYSDWDGNDIPHTRNCFSSYSPCGKAKYHGGAQQYRSAQPRREDADRDSEMEEGSESEEEIEYDLSNMEITEELRQFFAQTERHREELRKQQQLEAEHQEVYVEADHDLHMKTGRSVQPPAERPGERRMVEMKKLYGAAAAKIQAMETAMQLTFDRNCDKKQPKYWPVIPLKL; encoded by the exons ATG gagAAATTGCCACAGGAAGACACTGAGCCATGGTATTTTCAGCAAGTGTATGCAAGATACTGGAAGCATTATGATCTAGCCATGTGCTGGATGCACAAACACCAGAAAGCTTACAGGAAAGCCATGGAGTCCTTCTATGACTTACTGTGGCATCCTTCTGCAGCCTCTCCAACTAGCCGTTACTCAGATTGGGATGGAAATGACATACCACATACCCGCAACTGTTTTTCCAGCTACAGCCCATGTGGCAAAGCTAAATACCATGGTGGAGCTCAGCAGTACAGGAGTGCCCAACCGCGGAGGGAGGATGCTGACAGGGACTCGGAAATGGAGGAGGGCTCTGAGTCCGAAGAGGAGATAGAATATGACTTGAGTAACATGGAGATCACAGAAGAACTTCGACAGTTTTTTGCACAGACAGAGAGGCACCGGGAAGAACTGC ggaaacagcagcagctggaagctgAGCACCAAGAAGTTTATGTGGAGGCTGATCATGACCTTCACATGAAGACAGGGCGTTCTGTACAGCCACCTGCAGAAAGACCTGGGGAGAGGCGAATGGTAGAAATGAAGAAACTCTatggtgctgcagctgccaaaatCCAAGCAATGGAGACTGCTATGCAGCTTACCTTTGATAGGAACTGTGACAAAAAGCAGCCCAAATACTGGCCTGTTATTCCCCTCAAGCTGTGA